One genomic window of Camelina sativa cultivar DH55 chromosome 5, Cs, whole genome shotgun sequence includes the following:
- the LOC104785905 gene encoding uncharacterized protein LOC104785905, translating into MATGSTDPPRSPSSGVLQKLLLVFFVCIAASTYKAIQPPPSKLCGSPDGPSITGPRIKLRDGRHLAYTEQGVPRDKATHRIVVVHGSDSSRHDNVFAALLSPDIKEGLGVYMVSFDRPGYGESDPDPNRTPKSLALDVEELADQLSLGSKFYVIGFSMGGQATWACLKYIPHRLAGVTLVAPVVNYWWKNFPSDLSTEAYYKQARNDQWAVRVAHYAPWLTHWWNSQEWFSGSSVVARNLGMLSKADKEIMFKLGAATRPHEAQIRQQGTHETLHRDMIVGFGTWEFDPMELENLFPNNEGSVHLWQGDDDVLVPVTLQRYIAQKLPWIQYHEIPGAGHLFPFAPGMVNNIVKTLLTNDEVKN; encoded by the exons aTGGCCACTGGATCAACAGATCCTCCTAGGTCTCCCTCCTCAG GTGTTCTTCAgaagttgttgttggtgttcttTGTCTGTATAGCTGCTTCGACTTATAAGGCGATCCAGCCTCCTCCATCGAAGCTATGTGGCTCTCCTGATGGTCCATCCATCACAGGACCAAGGATTAAGCTTAGAGACGGAAGGCATTTAGCTTACACAGAGCAAGGAGTTCCAAGAGATAAAGCTACCCATAGAATCGTCGTTGTCCATGGTTCTGATAGTTCCAGGCACGATAATGTTTTCGCAGCGCTACTATCACCG GATATAAAAGAAGGACTAGGTGTGTATATGGTTTCATTTGATAGACCTGGTTATGGAGAGAGTGATCCTGACCCAAACCGTACTCCCAAAAGCTTGGCTTTGGACGTAGAAGAGCTTGCTGATCAGTTGAGTCTAGGCTCTAAGTTCTATGTCATCGGGTTCTCGATGGGTGGACAAGCCACTTGGGCATGCCTTAAGTACATTCCTCACAG GTTGGCTGGAGTAACACTTGTCGCTCCAGTGGTGAACTATTGGTGGAAGAACTTTCCATCAGACTTATCAACCGAAGCTTATTACAAGCAAGCGAGAAATGACCAATGGGCGGTTCGTGTTGCACACTACGCTCCTTGGCTTACTCATTGGTGGAACTCACAGGAGTGGTTCTCTGGATCAAGTGTTGTGGCCCGAAATCTTGGTATGTTGTCCAAAGCAGACAAAGAGATCATGTTTAAGCTCGGTGCTGCAACAAGGCCACATgag GCACAAATAAGGCAACAAGGAACACACGAGACATTGCACCGTGACATGATTGTTGGATTTGGAACTTGGGAATTCGATCCAATGGAACTCGAGAATCTGTTTCCGAACAATGAGGGATCAGTGCACTTGTGGCAGGGAGATGATGATGTGCTTGTCCCTGTGACTCTGCAACGTTACATTGCGCAGAAGCTGCCATGGATCCAATACCATGAGATTCCTGGAGCTGGGCATTTGTTCCCTTTTGCTCCAGGTATGGTTAATAACATTGTTAAGACTCTCTTAACCAACGATGAAGTCAAGAACTAA